One window of Arthrobacter oryzae genomic DNA carries:
- a CDS encoding SDR family NAD(P)-dependent oxidoreductase, producing the protein MTEQLHAVVTGTSSGIGKAIAERLLADGWRVTGLSRSESSLGEGFQWLRADLSEPESLGSVVEAIGPADALVHAAGIQRTAPLGELDPSALSGMFAVHVAAASVLANALVPSMPDGGRIVLLGSRTSTGMPGKSHYAATKAALMGLGRTWAQELAPRGITVNVLSPGPTDTPMLNDPGRAATPVRMPALGALVDPADVAALAAFLLGPHGKSITGQNYVICGGASL; encoded by the coding sequence ATGACTGAACAGCTGCACGCCGTTGTCACCGGCACGAGCTCGGGGATCGGCAAGGCGATAGCCGAACGCCTGCTCGCCGACGGGTGGCGGGTGACCGGCCTGAGCCGCAGCGAGTCTTCTTTGGGGGAGGGGTTCCAATGGCTGCGGGCTGATCTCTCCGAACCGGAATCGTTGGGAAGCGTGGTCGAGGCCATCGGGCCGGCCGACGCCCTGGTCCACGCCGCCGGGATCCAGCGCACCGCTCCCTTGGGCGAGCTGGACCCTTCGGCCCTTTCTGGCATGTTTGCCGTCCACGTGGCTGCGGCGTCAGTCCTGGCCAATGCCCTGGTGCCGTCCATGCCCGACGGCGGCCGGATCGTCCTGCTGGGCAGCCGCACCTCCACCGGGATGCCGGGCAAGAGCCACTACGCCGCCACGAAAGCTGCGTTGATGGGGCTCGGACGGACCTGGGCGCAGGAACTCGCGCCGCGGGGGATCACCGTCAACGTGCTCTCCCCGGGCCCCACCGACACCCCCATGCTGAACGACCCCGGCCGCGCAGCCACCCCGGTGCGGATGCCGGCGCTCGGCGCCCTGGTGGACCCGGCCGACGTCGCCGCCCTGGCTGCGTTCCTGCTGGGACCGCACGGGAAGTCCATCACCGGGCAGAACTACGTCATCTGCGGAGGCGCCTCCCTCTAA
- a CDS encoding HpcH/HpaI aldolase family protein, giving the protein MTSELALEFARKIRAREQAVGYWAVLDAPVATERIGRLGYDYVALDAQHGLLGYSGVLNGLMAIDAGHTAVGMVRVEDNNITAIGKALDAGAVGVIVPLVNTAADAAAAVAAAKYPPMGGRSYGPMRSALRIGPKPADANAATLVFAMIETPDGLANVKEICATPGLDGIYVGPSDLAIAVGGAFPGDPAIDTEFNAALETIAEAAASAGIAAGIHTPAGEVAALRLSQGYTFTTIASDLTHLEQIAKAHLDAATSKDQ; this is encoded by the coding sequence ATGACATCCGAACTGGCCCTCGAATTCGCCCGCAAGATCCGCGCCCGGGAACAGGCCGTGGGCTACTGGGCCGTGCTCGACGCGCCCGTGGCCACAGAACGCATCGGCCGGCTGGGCTACGACTATGTGGCCCTGGACGCCCAGCACGGACTGCTCGGCTATTCGGGCGTGCTGAACGGGCTGATGGCCATCGACGCCGGGCACACCGCCGTCGGCATGGTCCGGGTGGAGGACAACAACATCACGGCCATCGGCAAGGCGCTGGACGCCGGCGCCGTGGGCGTCATCGTTCCGCTGGTCAACACGGCCGCGGACGCCGCTGCCGCGGTGGCCGCCGCCAAGTACCCGCCGATGGGCGGACGCTCCTATGGTCCCATGCGCTCCGCCCTGCGGATCGGCCCGAAGCCTGCCGACGCCAACGCCGCCACCCTGGTGTTCGCCATGATCGAGACCCCGGACGGCCTGGCCAACGTGAAGGAAATCTGCGCCACCCCGGGGCTGGACGGCATCTACGTGGGCCCGTCGGACCTGGCCATTGCCGTGGGCGGGGCCTTCCCGGGTGATCCGGCCATCGACACCGAATTCAACGCCGCGCTGGAGACCATCGCCGAGGCCGCCGCGTCCGCGGGCATCGCCGCCGGCATCCACACCCCGGCGGGGGAGGTGGCGGCACTCCGGCTGAGCCAGGGTTACACGTTCACCACCATCGCCTCGGACCTGACGCACCTGGAGCAGATCGCCAAGGCCCACCTCGACGCCGCCACTTCCAAGGACCAGTAA
- a CDS encoding cold-shock protein, which yields MATGTVKWFNAEKGFGFISPDDSSQDVFAHYSAINSSGFRSLEENQKVSFETEQGPKGPQAVNIQAI from the coding sequence ATGGCTACTGGTACCGTCAAATGGTTTAACGCTGAAAAGGGCTTCGGCTTCATTTCCCCCGATGACTCCTCACAGGACGTTTTCGCACACTACTCTGCGATCAACTCCTCCGGTTTCCGCTCCCTCGAAGAGAACCAGAAGGTCTCCTTCGAAACCGAGCAGGGCCCCAAGGGTCCCCAGGCCGTAAACATCCAGGCTATCTAA
- a CDS encoding aldo/keto reductase has product MSKQPEGAQVDGLKLPISRLVLGTMTFGDTVDEATAGRMVEEALDAGITTIDTANAYVGGTTEEMLSRLLKERRGEVILASKAGMPHPDHGQHSPLSPAGLRNSVEGSLRRLGVDSLDLFYLHQPDRVTPLHETLTTVAELFAEGKIGALGVSNFAAWQIADIIHTAREVGAPRPVVAQQLYNLVARRVEEEYLEFAATHNVHTMVYNPLGGGLLTGKHSFDAKPTEGRYGDSKLAAMYTQRYWDRQLFVAIEELSGIAQAAGITLAELSLRWLAYRDGVGSMLLGGSKVEQLQSNIAAVANGPLPADVVEACDAVGTSLRGPMPAYNR; this is encoded by the coding sequence ATGAGCAAGCAGCCCGAAGGCGCCCAGGTGGACGGCCTGAAACTTCCCATCTCCCGGCTGGTCCTGGGAACCATGACGTTCGGCGACACCGTCGATGAGGCCACCGCGGGGCGGATGGTGGAGGAAGCGCTCGACGCCGGCATCACCACCATCGACACCGCCAACGCTTACGTGGGGGGAACCACCGAGGAAATGCTCTCCCGCCTCCTGAAGGAGCGGCGCGGGGAGGTCATTCTCGCCTCCAAGGCAGGCATGCCGCACCCGGACCACGGCCAGCACTCGCCGCTGTCCCCGGCCGGGCTGCGCAACAGCGTGGAAGGCAGCCTCCGCCGGCTCGGGGTGGACAGCCTCGACCTGTTCTATCTGCACCAGCCGGACCGCGTCACACCCCTGCACGAAACGCTGACCACCGTGGCCGAGCTGTTTGCGGAGGGAAAGATCGGCGCGCTGGGCGTCTCCAACTTCGCCGCCTGGCAGATTGCCGACATCATCCACACCGCCCGTGAAGTGGGGGCGCCGCGGCCCGTCGTCGCGCAGCAGCTCTACAACCTGGTGGCGCGCCGGGTCGAGGAGGAGTACCTCGAATTCGCCGCCACCCACAACGTGCACACCATGGTCTACAACCCGCTGGGCGGCGGCCTGCTCACCGGCAAGCACAGCTTCGACGCCAAGCCCACCGAGGGCCGCTACGGCGATTCCAAGCTGGCCGCCATGTACACCCAGCGCTACTGGGACCGGCAGCTGTTCGTCGCCATCGAGGAACTCTCCGGCATCGCGCAGGCCGCCGGCATCACCCTGGCCGAGCTGTCCCTGCGGTGGCTGGCCTACCGCGACGGCGTGGGCTCCATGCTGCTGGGCGGTTCCAAGGTGGAACAGCTGCAGTCCAACATTGCCGCCGTCGCCAACGGGCCGCTGCCGGCCGACGTCGTGGAAGCCTGCGACGCCGTGGGCACCTCGCTGCGGGGTCCCATGCCCGCCTACAACCGCTGA
- a CDS encoding sialidase family protein, with the protein MTNTTTDAYSTITPDGTVKRAGGADFAYLPAPTVQSHAANLLTLPDGRLGCVWFGGTQEGVPDISIWFSALEPGSSQWSAPQQLSDDSTRSEQNPILFTAPNGALWLLYTAQKAGNQDTAEVRRRTSTDGGRTWGEVETLFPANETGGVFVRQLPVVLPSGRLIVPIFRCITTPGEKWVGNSDDSAVMISDDAGATWTEHVLPGSLGCVHMNIQPVADGTLLALFRSRWADSIYESRSTDDGSTWSEPVPTELPNNNSSIQFTALADGRLALVYNHSRAEASTERRLSLYDEIDDDGLAEEQGQLAEPDAAAVADDGSRKAFWGTPRSPMTLAISEDSGRSWPIRRNLDVGDGYCLSNNSRDGLNREYSYPSIHQGPDGSLNIAYTYFRQAIKFVRVDPQWAYEGTTTPGGDEDGSIND; encoded by the coding sequence ATGACAAACACAACTACCGACGCCTACAGCACCATCACCCCGGACGGGACCGTCAAGCGGGCGGGCGGCGCCGACTTCGCCTACCTCCCGGCGCCCACCGTGCAGAGCCACGCCGCCAACCTCCTCACCCTGCCCGACGGCCGGCTGGGCTGCGTCTGGTTCGGCGGCACCCAGGAAGGCGTGCCGGACATCTCCATCTGGTTCTCCGCCCTGGAACCCGGCAGCAGCCAGTGGTCCGCCCCGCAGCAGCTTTCCGACGATTCCACCCGCTCCGAGCAGAACCCCATCCTGTTCACGGCGCCGAATGGCGCCTTGTGGTTGCTGTACACCGCGCAGAAGGCGGGCAACCAGGACACCGCCGAGGTCCGCCGTCGTACGTCCACGGACGGCGGCCGCACCTGGGGCGAGGTGGAAACGCTGTTCCCCGCGAACGAAACCGGCGGCGTGTTCGTCCGCCAGCTCCCGGTGGTGCTGCCGTCCGGCCGCCTGATCGTCCCGATCTTCCGGTGCATCACCACGCCGGGGGAGAAGTGGGTGGGCAACAGCGACGACAGCGCCGTGATGATCTCTGACGACGCCGGCGCCACCTGGACCGAGCACGTGCTGCCGGGGAGCCTGGGCTGCGTGCACATGAACATCCAGCCGGTGGCCGACGGAACCCTGCTGGCCCTGTTCCGCAGCCGCTGGGCGGACTCGATCTACGAGTCCCGCTCCACGGACGACGGCTCCACCTGGAGCGAGCCGGTCCCCACCGAGCTGCCCAACAACAACTCCTCCATCCAGTTCACGGCGCTCGCCGACGGCCGCCTGGCGCTCGTGTACAACCACAGCCGGGCGGAGGCCTCCACTGAACGGAGGCTTTCCCTCTACGACGAAATTGACGACGACGGCCTGGCCGAGGAACAGGGGCAGCTGGCTGAGCCGGATGCTGCTGCCGTTGCTGACGACGGTTCGCGGAAAGCGTTCTGGGGCACTCCGCGCTCGCCGATGACGTTGGCGATCTCCGAGGATTCGGGCCGGTCCTGGCCGATCCGGCGCAACCTGGACGTGGGGGACGGGTACTGCCTGTCCAACAATTCCCGCGACGGGCTCAACCGCGAATACTCCTACCCGTCCATCCACCAGGGCCCGGACGGTTCCCTGAACATCGCGTACACGTACTTCCGGCAGGCCATCAAGTTTGTCCGGGTGGACCCGCAGTGGGCGTACGAAGGCACCACCACACCGGGCGGGGACGAGGATGGTTCCATCAATGACTGA
- a CDS encoding S8 family serine peptidase — translation MKKIFVAGFAAVIMGLGGIAGAAPGNAAPGKAASESSPVAGQIMVKFRDNAAAAGLLRQHGLKEGAGIGSTGAQLVKVPAGSELKLIEALSRNPAVEYAEPDELVTAATDDLYFDRQYALQNDGQSFTNTLNTMTVGEGKADADVDAVEAWTVTGEAGTRVAIVDSGVAIDHEDISQRVVARTNFSDTKIAKPEDYDKYGHGTHVAGIVAAVHNTKGVAGVCPDCTILDAKVLNDNGSGASSAIAKGIDWAVANGAKVINLSLGQRVSSRTLETAVNNAWNQGVVIVAAAGNAGTQAKIYPGAYPNVISVAATDNTDTKASFSTYGKWVDVAAPGVNVYSTFPNHTFVLGTQNGRSKGYDVASGTSMASPVVAATAALVWRSQTDPTNASVRERVESTADKIPGTGTNWAFGRVNACAAVGCTVP, via the coding sequence ATGAAAAAGATCTTCGTAGCCGGTTTTGCAGCCGTAATCATGGGCCTCGGCGGAATTGCCGGGGCAGCCCCGGGCAACGCAGCCCCGGGCAAGGCAGCCTCCGAATCATCACCTGTTGCGGGACAAATCATGGTGAAGTTCCGGGACAACGCCGCGGCAGCCGGCCTGTTGCGCCAGCATGGGCTCAAGGAGGGTGCGGGAATCGGCAGCACCGGAGCTCAACTCGTCAAAGTGCCGGCCGGTAGTGAACTCAAGCTCATCGAAGCGTTGAGCCGGAATCCGGCGGTTGAGTACGCCGAGCCGGACGAGCTCGTGACCGCCGCAACCGATGACCTTTACTTCGACCGCCAGTACGCCCTCCAAAACGACGGCCAGTCCTTCACCAACACCCTCAACACGATGACTGTCGGCGAGGGCAAAGCGGACGCTGATGTGGACGCCGTCGAAGCGTGGACCGTCACCGGAGAAGCGGGCACGCGGGTTGCCATCGTCGATTCGGGTGTGGCAATCGACCACGAGGACATCTCGCAGAGGGTCGTTGCACGGACCAACTTCAGTGACACCAAAATCGCTAAACCCGAGGACTACGACAAATACGGCCACGGCACCCACGTTGCCGGCATCGTTGCCGCCGTCCACAACACCAAAGGTGTCGCCGGTGTGTGCCCGGACTGCACCATCCTGGATGCCAAAGTGCTCAACGACAACGGGTCCGGTGCCAGCTCAGCCATTGCCAAGGGCATTGACTGGGCGGTGGCCAATGGTGCCAAGGTGATCAACTTGAGCCTCGGACAGCGCGTCTCTTCACGCACCCTCGAGACCGCCGTGAACAACGCCTGGAATCAAGGTGTGGTGATAGTGGCCGCCGCCGGCAACGCCGGTACCCAGGCCAAGATCTATCCGGGCGCCTATCCCAACGTTATTTCCGTGGCCGCGACCGACAACACCGACACCAAAGCTTCCTTCTCGACGTACGGAAAGTGGGTGGATGTTGCTGCGCCCGGCGTCAACGTCTATTCGACCTTCCCGAACCACACCTTCGTCCTGGGCACGCAGAACGGCCGCTCCAAGGGTTACGACGTTGCCAGCGGCACCTCAATGGCGTCGCCCGTCGTTGCTGCCACTGCAGCCCTTGTCTGGAGATCGCAGACAGACCCTACCAACGCATCCGTCCGGGAAAGGGTTGAATCGACTGCCGACAAAATCCCCGGGACGGGCACCAACTGGGCGTTCGGCCGCGTGAACGCCTGCGCTGCGGTAGGTTGCACCGTCCCTTAG
- a CDS encoding esterase/lipase family protein has translation MSLLTKTLSVAAAAVLAGSLTVAPAQANTLDVAPPGANDWSCKPTAEHPYPVILVPGTFESMAKNWSTLSPYLKSAGYCVFALNYGETNGVYATAPVADSAQELAPFVDAVRAATGAKKVDLVGHSQGGMMPRYYMGFLGGAKNVNKLIGIAPSNHGTEGVIVPPPGFVGDPDYTGLGCAACADQQAGSAFMQKLNSIGDTVAGPSYTVISTVYDEVVIPYNSQFLSGPSRQVTNITIQDKCPADLFEHDQTPNDPVVHQIVAHALGTPSGPADPAYQPACI, from the coding sequence ATGTCACTGCTTACCAAGACACTGTCCGTCGCCGCAGCCGCCGTCCTCGCCGGATCCTTGACTGTGGCTCCCGCCCAAGCGAACACGCTCGACGTTGCCCCGCCGGGGGCCAACGACTGGTCCTGCAAACCAACCGCCGAGCATCCGTATCCGGTCATTCTTGTGCCCGGAACCTTTGAGAGCATGGCGAAGAACTGGTCCACCCTGTCGCCGTACCTCAAGAGCGCCGGGTACTGCGTCTTCGCCCTCAATTACGGAGAGACGAACGGCGTGTATGCCACCGCCCCCGTGGCCGACTCCGCGCAGGAACTCGCCCCGTTCGTGGACGCGGTACGTGCTGCCACCGGTGCTAAGAAGGTGGATCTTGTGGGCCACAGCCAGGGCGGCATGATGCCCCGCTACTATATGGGCTTCCTCGGCGGTGCCAAGAATGTCAACAAGCTCATTGGCATCGCACCTTCCAACCACGGCACTGAAGGCGTCATCGTCCCGCCGCCGGGCTTTGTCGGGGATCCGGACTACACCGGCCTGGGCTGTGCAGCCTGCGCCGACCAGCAGGCGGGCTCGGCATTCATGCAGAAGCTCAACTCCATCGGCGACACCGTAGCGGGACCCTCCTACACCGTGATCTCGACGGTCTACGACGAAGTGGTCATTCCCTACAACAGCCAGTTCCTCAGTGGCCCGTCACGACAGGTCACGAACATCACCATCCAGGACAAGTGCCCGGCCGATCTCTTCGAACACGACCAGACGCCGAACGACCCTGTGGTGCACCAGATCGTGGCCCATGCACTGGGCACGCCTTCGGGTCCTGCAGACCCGGCATATCAACCCGCCTGCATCTAG
- a CDS encoding ATP-binding cassette domain-containing protein, whose product MTKPFLAVENLVVDYHVPGGTFRAVDDVSFSVDKGKTIAVVGESGCGKSTIAKALMRLVTPTSGRIDLDGTDIASMSEAKLRPLRSKFQMVFQDPYGSLDPHMTAQEIVAEPLKLQGVRSKAERHKAAATLIDQVGLPVASLDKHPSEFSGGQRQRIGIARALASKPELLVCDEATSALDVSVQAQVLRLLKSIQDETGITYVFISHNLGVVQEISDSVMVMQRGKLVEHGTTASVLTAPKEDYTRKLRRAALDPSTMTGLKPRHLVRSLALANQA is encoded by the coding sequence ATGACGAAGCCGTTCCTCGCCGTCGAAAACCTCGTGGTGGACTACCACGTGCCCGGCGGCACCTTCCGGGCCGTTGACGACGTGTCCTTCTCCGTGGACAAAGGCAAGACGATCGCCGTCGTGGGTGAATCCGGCTGCGGAAAGTCCACCATCGCCAAGGCGCTCATGCGGCTGGTGACCCCCACCAGCGGGCGCATCGACCTGGACGGCACGGACATCGCGTCGATGAGCGAGGCGAAGCTGCGGCCGCTGCGCTCCAAGTTCCAGATGGTGTTCCAGGATCCGTACGGCTCGCTGGACCCGCACATGACCGCGCAGGAGATCGTGGCCGAGCCGCTGAAGCTGCAGGGCGTCCGGTCCAAGGCGGAGCGGCACAAGGCGGCCGCCACGCTGATCGACCAGGTGGGCCTGCCCGTTGCGTCCCTGGACAAGCACCCGTCCGAGTTTTCCGGCGGCCAGCGCCAGCGCATCGGCATTGCCCGGGCCCTGGCGTCCAAGCCGGAACTGCTGGTCTGCGACGAAGCCACCAGCGCGCTGGACGTGTCCGTGCAGGCGCAGGTGCTGCGGCTGCTCAAATCTATCCAGGACGAAACGGGAATCACGTACGTTTTCATTTCGCACAACCTTGGCGTGGTGCAGGAAATCAGCGATAGCGTCATGGTGATGCAGCGCGGCAAGCTGGTTGAACACGGCACCACCGCGTCCGTCCTGACCGCCCCCAAGGAGGACTACACCCGGAAACTCCGCCGCGCCGCGCTGGACCCCTCCACCATGACGGGCCTCAAGCCGCGGCACCTGGTCCGCTCCCTGGCGCTGGCCAACCAGGCCTAA
- a CDS encoding alkaline phosphatase D family protein — protein MENISRRSLLSAGLGAGLVAAIPGAAFATSTADDAGLRTDPFMLGIASGEPWPDGFVIWTRLAVDPVAEDGLGGMPSRNVAVAWEVAEDAGMHSVVARGVETARIETAHSVHVELKGLRPGREYFYRFRAGRHVSAVGRTLTSPAPHETPGALAMAFASCSQYEHGYFTAYTRLAQDHPDLVLHLGDYMYEYKKGSYVIGGGNPRDHQGPETSSLAGYRQRHAQYKSDADLQAAHAIAPWLVVWDDHEVDNNWADEVPENTDAAQLNDTTERFRQRRAAAFQAYYENMPLRASSVPAGFDMKIYRTIQWGQLANFHMMDTRQYRDDQLAGDGWKKNVAERLAEDRTITGAEQEKWLLDGFKNSTQRWDILGQQVFFAERDRNQAPEIDDVSMDGWDGYAASRRRITKGWVDANVRNAVVLTGDVHRNWANDLKVDYKDPASPVVGSELVCTSITSTGNGKGSTADPVMAWNPHLKFYNDNRGYVNTRITKDAMTADFRTLDYVTTPGAPVSTKASFAIQDGVPGLVAR, from the coding sequence ATGGAAAACATTTCACGCAGGTCCCTCCTTTCCGCTGGCCTCGGCGCCGGCCTCGTCGCCGCTATCCCGGGTGCCGCGTTCGCCACATCAACCGCGGACGACGCCGGTCTCCGCACCGATCCGTTCATGCTCGGCATCGCTTCCGGCGAGCCGTGGCCGGACGGCTTTGTCATCTGGACCCGGCTTGCGGTGGACCCCGTAGCGGAGGACGGCCTGGGCGGCATGCCCTCCCGCAACGTCGCGGTGGCGTGGGAAGTGGCGGAAGACGCCGGCATGCACTCAGTAGTAGCCCGCGGCGTCGAGACCGCCCGGATCGAAACCGCCCACTCCGTCCACGTGGAGCTCAAGGGCCTGCGGCCGGGGCGGGAATACTTCTACCGGTTCCGCGCCGGCCGGCACGTCAGCGCCGTGGGCCGCACGCTCACCAGCCCTGCGCCCCACGAGACGCCGGGGGCGCTGGCCATGGCCTTCGCCAGCTGCTCACAGTATGAACACGGCTACTTCACCGCCTATACGCGTCTGGCCCAGGACCACCCGGACCTTGTGCTGCACCTGGGCGATTACATGTACGAATACAAGAAGGGCAGCTACGTGATCGGCGGCGGCAACCCGCGCGACCACCAGGGCCCCGAGACCTCCAGCCTGGCCGGCTACCGGCAGCGGCACGCCCAGTACAAGTCCGACGCCGACCTGCAGGCCGCGCACGCGATCGCACCGTGGCTGGTGGTCTGGGATGACCACGAGGTGGACAACAACTGGGCGGACGAGGTCCCGGAGAACACGGACGCCGCCCAGCTGAACGACACCACCGAGCGGTTCCGGCAGCGCCGCGCCGCCGCGTTCCAGGCGTACTACGAGAACATGCCGCTGCGGGCCTCGTCCGTGCCGGCCGGGTTCGACATGAAGATCTACCGCACCATCCAGTGGGGCCAGCTGGCCAACTTCCACATGATGGACACCCGGCAGTACCGCGACGACCAGCTCGCCGGCGACGGCTGGAAGAAGAACGTTGCAGAGCGCCTGGCCGAGGACCGCACCATCACCGGCGCCGAGCAGGAAAAGTGGCTGCTGGACGGGTTCAAGAACTCCACCCAGCGCTGGGACATCCTGGGCCAGCAGGTGTTCTTCGCCGAGCGGGACCGGAACCAGGCGCCGGAGATCGACGACGTTTCCATGGATGGATGGGACGGCTACGCCGCCTCCCGCCGCCGCATCACCAAGGGCTGGGTGGACGCGAACGTCCGCAACGCCGTCGTCCTCACCGGCGACGTGCACCGCAACTGGGCCAACGACCTCAAGGTCGACTACAAGGACCCCGCCTCCCCCGTGGTCGGCTCCGAACTGGTCTGCACCTCCATCACCTCCACCGGCAACGGCAAGGGCTCAACGGCCGATCCCGTGATGGCCTGGAACCCGCATTTGAAGTTCTACAACGACAACCGCGGGTACGTGAACACGCGCATCACGAAGGACGCGATGACCGCGGACTTCCGGACGCTGGACTACGTCACGACGCCGGGCGCACCTGTGAGCACGAAGGCATCGTTCGCGATCCAGGACGGCGTGCCGGGGCTGGTGGCACGGTAG
- a CDS encoding SRPBCC family protein: MVNRTRLLVLGATLSVKIAAYLVWRPAMLRWGTQGDEADEPLPGDDHVPRPTFQSTRAITIDVPPERVWPWIVQMGIYRAGFYTHDLVERAMFRARYVEGKHSATRIHPELQDLKVGDQVPYGGGVYATVSEIEPNRHLVAGEAFVLRPLPGNRTRLIVRSRGMGYISAAAQGAAADAPLFTKAVAFALQRVPGAMLLARGIDFLIGDPLHHYMEVGMLRGIKQRAEGTYDGGQAAVVEGRPTTS; encoded by the coding sequence ATGGTAAACCGCACAAGGCTACTGGTTCTGGGCGCAACACTGTCCGTCAAGATCGCCGCGTATCTGGTGTGGCGTCCGGCGATGCTGCGGTGGGGAACACAGGGTGACGAAGCCGATGAACCTCTGCCGGGTGATGACCACGTGCCTCGTCCGACGTTCCAAAGCACCCGGGCGATCACCATTGACGTGCCGCCGGAGCGAGTATGGCCCTGGATCGTCCAAATGGGGATCTACCGTGCCGGGTTCTATACCCACGACCTGGTGGAACGGGCGATGTTCCGCGCCCGGTACGTTGAAGGAAAGCACTCCGCGACGCGCATTCACCCGGAGCTGCAGGACCTCAAGGTCGGCGACCAGGTGCCCTACGGCGGCGGCGTCTATGCGACCGTGTCGGAGATCGAGCCCAACCGCCATCTCGTCGCGGGAGAGGCGTTCGTGCTGCGTCCTCTCCCGGGGAACCGCACCCGCTTAATCGTTCGATCCCGAGGGATGGGATACATCAGTGCCGCGGCCCAGGGTGCTGCGGCCGATGCCCCGCTGTTCACCAAGGCCGTGGCGTTCGCCCTTCAGCGGGTGCCCGGCGCCATGCTGCTGGCTCGCGGCATCGACTTTCTGATCGGCGACCCGCTGCACCACTACATGGAAGTCGGCATGCTGCGCGGCATCAAGCAACGTGCGGAAGGGACGTACGACGGCGGCCAGGCCGCCGTCGTGGAGGGCCGGCCGACCACAAGCTAA
- a CDS encoding FHA domain-containing protein has product MAVFLLSGAAPSWLVGEVVDASGLRDEFVVVNGEAAGSRIRIPHGTTTIGSGEGSRLRLPVSGVSRRHAVLTSLDGRTVVEDQNSRNGTWVNGHPITAPTELTDGDEVQFGQVQLRFVEGAYDGGNGPPHAAGGHDSQQRAPAAAPKKGLGAALLFAAAINVVGLIGNSLTAFLTELTPTWTWFVTPAMGLAVALGGETLSYLKDKGAKPPKRPERRYHPSSQGQPSRPPRPLRPGRPEDAAPRSRPIVVTLIATLLLLGGGGWLVAAGASYAVGYFSGNEEGTQRLARQVVTEAQGVTVTVLGVQSTAHFTRVEIHVRNGTSNSMSLPLFHNAILTGPDGTTFDADAFRSSWQPEIPPGGQRKGTINFESQVPDTGGTVSLSFITVFLQGFDGPRSITVPDIPLMPLVVPIAETRVE; this is encoded by the coding sequence GTGGCGGTGTTTCTCCTTTCGGGGGCGGCGCCCTCCTGGCTGGTCGGGGAAGTCGTGGATGCATCGGGGTTGCGGGACGAGTTTGTGGTGGTCAACGGGGAGGCTGCGGGAAGCCGGATCCGCATTCCGCACGGCACCACCACCATCGGCAGCGGCGAAGGCTCGCGGCTGCGCCTGCCGGTGTCCGGAGTGAGCCGCCGCCACGCCGTGCTGACCTCTCTGGATGGCCGGACCGTCGTCGAGGACCAGAACTCGCGCAACGGCACCTGGGTCAACGGCCACCCGATCACGGCGCCCACCGAACTCACCGACGGCGACGAGGTCCAGTTCGGGCAGGTGCAGCTCCGTTTTGTTGAAGGGGCGTACGACGGCGGCAACGGCCCGCCGCACGCGGCCGGCGGCCACGATTCGCAGCAGCGGGCCCCGGCAGCTGCCCCGAAGAAGGGCCTCGGGGCTGCACTCCTGTTCGCAGCGGCGATCAACGTGGTGGGCCTCATCGGCAACAGCCTGACTGCGTTCCTGACCGAGCTGACGCCCACCTGGACGTGGTTCGTCACTCCCGCGATGGGCCTGGCAGTGGCCCTGGGCGGGGAGACGCTGAGCTACTTGAAGGACAAGGGCGCGAAGCCACCCAAGCGGCCGGAGCGTCGGTACCACCCCTCCAGCCAGGGACAACCGTCACGGCCGCCACGCCCGCTTCGGCCCGGGCGCCCGGAAGACGCTGCACCACGTTCCCGCCCCATCGTGGTGACGCTGATCGCGACGCTGCTCCTCCTTGGCGGCGGCGGCTGGCTGGTGGCCGCAGGGGCGAGTTACGCCGTCGGCTATTTCTCCGGGAACGAGGAAGGCACCCAGCGGCTGGCCCGCCAGGTGGTGACGGAAGCGCAGGGCGTCACGGTGACCGTCCTCGGAGTGCAGAGCACCGCCCACTTCACCCGCGTGGAGATCCATGTCAGGAACGGGACCAGCAATTCCATGTCGCTGCCGCTGTTCCACAACGCCATCCTCACCGGCCCGGATGGCACCACCTTCGACGCCGATGCCTTCCGGAGCAGCTGGCAGCCTGAGATACCGCCCGGGGGGCAGCGCAAGGGGACCATCAACTTCGAGAGTCAGGTGCCGGACACAGGCGGCACGGTGTCCCTCAGCTTCATCACCGTCTTCCTGCAGGGGTTCGACGGGCCGCGCTCCATCACCGTCCCGGACATCCCGCTGATGCCCCTGGTGGTGCCGATTGCCGAAACCCGTGTAGAGTAG